The segment CATTTGTATTGATAAGAATATTTCAGAGACATTTTTAAGAATCTTTTTATGAGGAAGTATGTAGAGTAAAAACTCCTTAACTCACCTCTCTTCTGCATCATTCTTCAGTGCCATTAGCCTCTCAATGGGTACCTCCAGTTGTTCGTTGGCCTTCAAATTGTACTTCCCGCGTACATCTCCATCCTCCACGGTTAAACTCATATCCAGGATGGGATTGCCAAAGGCCACGAGAGTAACCCTGGAAGGCAGGAAGACAATCCCAGTTAAATTCAGGGATTATTTCGTGATCTTTTGGGGGGTTACATTGAGAGGGttttcttttggatttttttttattcttttagtgAAATCTCTTCTGCCACCGCAAGTCCTTAATCCCATCAAGAACATTGCGATTTGGCGATGAACGTGGCTCCCCGAGGAGATTGTACTTCTCCATATATTGTCGCGTAGCGAGAGACATTTCCGTACTCCAGGCATCACTCTGAGCGGGATTCCCGCGTGGGATTAAGCCTCCTGCGAGGCAGGAATCTGATGCACGACGATTGTCAAACACCTCCGGGGGTGCTTCAGTCTGTAACCCAATGGATTTGGTTGGTGGGGAAATTTCCGGAAGGAGGAGATCGCACTGAATGCCCACAGAACGCATTTGTGGGTAAACATCCACACTCTTATCCTTCATCTGTGGTTTCTCTCGTTTCTCTTCCTCCTCGCGATTACTGTGCTGCAGCCTCTGTATTTGTCCTTCGAGCTGTGTGCTGTAGCTCCCGAGAAGCCTCTCAAGCCTCGTAATGAGTTCATCGGATTTTGCATCTCCAGCTACATTGGGGGCATCAGGAATTGTCAAAACTCTGTTTCTTGGGCGTTCTAGAGGACTTTGTCGATCTAGCGCCGGATGGAACGTCTCGAAGTTCTTTGGAGGACTCTGAGGGGCATTCTGTGGCATTGCTGGCGGGTGGTATGCTGTGCTTGTGGTTGATCTTCCCTCCAAAACCACAAGATTCATCTTCTTCTGCCACTCATGGTAGGTTTGCCGCCTTTCCGGGGCTTTTTTGTCCACAATAACCGAAACATCCGGCACGGAAAACGCCGGCACTGGGATTTCCTCTCGTGGCACATTTGGAGCCACAGGACGCGGTAAATCATCTTCCTCGAATCCCTGGTAGTTCATTCTCAcgcaatttgatggatttgattgaaaaaaacgACGAAAAATCTAGCAGGGAAGGTGaacttttcctttcaaattcaattcgccaattttcactgcaatttCACTTACATTTCCACAGGATCTCCTGGCCAGGGATTAAAGGGATCTTCCACTgtttaaattgcaaagaattcCACGGGAATTGTGGATGATTTccgagagaaaattcaaaataaacaacaaaCAGCACGCGCGCGTTCCTTCAATTTTGACAAGCAGTcggtgaaaaatataaatgtgtGTGTGAAGTTTTGcgtgtgtgtttgtgtttttattttgaagttccagaagagagcaaaaaagggaattttggAGAAAGAcgtagaaaaattcttcttcctcGTCACAAAGCTTCCCAAATCTTCCTgatcagaagaagaaaagtgaagGACTTCCTGACAATTACGCACAGTAAGAGaaatcctttgaaaaaaaaaaggaggagaGATAAAATCGATTAACCTACTTTTCTCATCTCCGCAGAAACTCTTTCCAGACTCcagaaaattcctttgaaagCTCCAAAATGAATCCCTACGGACAACCCCCAGCTCCTGGCTTCAATCCCGGCAATCCAGGCTACCCACCACCGCAGCAGGTgagtaaaatcattttaatcttcttttgGGAAATGTGACCAAATTCCTGGGAATGAGTGACGAATTGCCTCATCAAGCTCAaccaccgaaaaaaaaattaattgcgaAAGAAAATCCCCCGAAAAGCTCTTTAATTGACGTGCTATCGCTTATCGCCCGCGCAATTGACGTGTGATAAGATTTCGTCACACCAGAACCGGGCAAACGAGCTTAATTCGCGCACTCTTCTAGGGCGGCTTTCCCGGGCATCCAGACAGTTACGGAGCGCCTGGCTTCGGAGGAGGACAAGCCTATCCACCAGCTTACCCGCCAAACATGGGCTACGCACCACAAGGACCAATTGTTCAGCAACCAGGAGCCTACGGTGGCCCTGGGATGCCACAACCCGGTGGCTACGTACCACCAGGCTACCAAGGACAACCCCAACCGCCCTACCAGGGAGGTGGTGGTGGACAGCATCCCAATGCACCGAACTTCCCTCCAGGACAAGGTGAGTTTTTTGATAAATCTGGGTGTGGCTGTTCAGGACAATCCGTGATCTGGTTGTGATCGCTGAAATTCAATCAAGTGCAAAAAGATGAAATTGCAGTGAATAGTGTGGTTGAGATCTCATTCAGCATGACTCATAAAAGATTCCGTATAAAATTGCGTaaagaagagaagagaaaaagtcTTATCAGAAACTTATAAGAGGCGTTGAAgcatttctaaatatttttcctcagAACATTTGGTTTAAATCGGGCTTTAAATATCAACGAAAAATAATATCGGATTGACTTTTTAGGCGCttaaaagacaatttaaaatgaaattttttttttaataaaaatataatgaaaatttgaaaaaccacttgaccgatttgagtaaaaatttgaaaacttattaaaaaaaaaagttttcttgataaattcgATTACAATCAGataactaaaagaaaatatgtattgCCTTATTTTCTATGATATTTCTACACTTCACgtattttattgtaaagtAACGTTTGCCAAAGAAAACCACTTAACcgatttatataatttttttaaccactTTTTGAATTACGGATCCGTTTTATAAACAAATATTGTTTAATCGTTacaatcttaagaaaatcgtcttattttctcgaaaaatcaataaattactCCTCATAAACCAAATGGCTCAAAAAACTGCTTAATCGATTTTAATAACATCTTCAGATCGTTTTGaacaagaataaaattgaaaaaataaaggcATACAGTCGTGAtgtcgtggtaggaccgtcgtcaaaatgacttctccgcggtaaaacggcttcagaattaagaattttgccttcgcagtgggacaattagtactattggaaaggtaggatactaattgtccctctgcgaaggcaaaattcctcattctgaagccgttttaccgcggagaagtcattttgacgacggtcctaccacgaggtcACGACTGTAATTCAGtctgatttattttacatcATTTTCTTATATCGTTGTGTCtcaattcagaaaaaaattgtcacaaaattttatttgattacaattttattttccaaagctttcaaaCCCCTGAAGAAAGTCCACATGATATCCAAAAGCTTTGAATCTTCTTCGATGCTAACGCCATCACATTGGCGAatctttaaaacaattaatttaaatttaaattcaaataaaacaacTTTTCTGTCCGTTTCCATTCCTTTCATTCCGCAACTAAATAAAATGTGGGTTAATGTACCATTGCTTAGCACGTTTAGTATGCCTCAATGAACCTTTTTTTAAGTACATTTTGTAGCACAACATACGGTCATAAATCCAATTATTATTACCCtcaaagataaaagaaaaaagcagAAACACTTTAAACTCACACGAAATATCGCGAGATATTATCAAATTTGGCTTtcgaaatattctttttatagcgcgagttttttttgcatttttttatctcttctcGTGACACTTGCCTATCTCTCGTgtctcataaaatttattgggcGTTTAACTAGCTAATTGATAAGACGGGAACATTTTTAATTGtgcatgagaaattttttttcatgagcACCCTGTGTTAGATTAAGAAGCTTGTAggtggagagaaagagaaagagaattcGTAAGGGGATTAGGGTGCTTGACTTCCTAGTTGAGTTTCTCCAGCAAttcctcaaaatattattacgGCTCTCTTATCAAGCAGATCAAGAGACTACGATAACGTCCAGTCCACGAAGTTCTCTCTCCAATCTTTCCCGCAGTCTTACTTGTAGTCGTCTACTGATAATAACGCATTGGTGAGAGACTTTTTAATCAAATCGCCAACAATCTCGGTGGTCAGTGGGTGACAAAGCACCATCACGGAAAGATCCtcaggggagaaaaaaaagagagccaTGACAATTCAGGGGGGTACAGCAGTGGGAGACGTTGTAAATTCTCAAGTGAATCTCAATCGATCGCGcgggaaattgaaaaaattgcgCCA is part of the Lutzomyia longipalpis isolate SR_M1_2022 chromosome 3, ASM2433408v1 genome and harbors:
- the LOC129793573 gene encoding uncharacterized protein LOC129793573 isoform X3 — protein: MNYQGFEEDDLPRPVAPNVPREEIPVPAFSVPDVSVIVDKKAPERRQTYHEWQKKMNLVVLEGRSTTSTAYHPPAMPQNAPQSPPKNFETFHPALDRQSPLERPRNRVLTIPDAPNVAGDAKSDELITRLERLLGSYSTQLEGQIQRLQHSNREEEEKREKPQMKDKSVDVYPQMRSVGIQCDLLLPEISPPTKSIGLQTEAPPEVFDNRRASDSCLAGGLIPRGNPAQSDAWSTEMSLATRQYMEKYNLLGEPRSSPNRNVLDGIKDLRWQKRFH